From a single Apium graveolens cultivar Ventura chromosome 2, ASM990537v1, whole genome shotgun sequence genomic region:
- the LOC141706148 gene encoding LOB domain-containing protein 12, whose protein sequence is MVVASPCASCKLLRRRCAKDCIFAPYFPPDNPHKFAIVHKVFGASNVSKMLQEIPVQQRGDAVSSLVFEANARLRDPVYGCVGAISYLQNQVSQLQMQLAVAQAEILCFQMQQQDPQQNLPIITTQQMMTPDDKSLLLSTNNFDYSLQQQYLNFGSTGNIVMQDPPKIESLWT, encoded by the exons ATGGTAGTAGCATCACCTTGTGCCTCGTGTAAGTTGTTGAGACGCCGCTGCGCCAAGGATTGCATCTTTGCTCCTTACTTCCCTCCTGATAACCCTCATAAGTTTGCCATTGTTCACAAAGTCTTTGGTGCAAGCAATGTCAGCAAGATGTTgcag GAGATTCCGGTTCAACAGAGGGGAGATGCTGTGAGCAGTTTGGTGTTTGAAGCCAATGCAAGATTGCGAGACCCAGTTTACGGATGTGTTGGGGCAATATCCTATTTACAAAATCAAGTATCACAGTTACAAATGCAGCTTGCAGTTGCTCAAGCTGAGATATTATGTTTTCAGATGCAACAGCAAGATCCGCAACAAAACTTACCAATTATTACTACACAACAGATGATGACCCCGGACGACAAATCCCTTCTATTATCGACAAATAATTTCGACTATAGCCTTCAACAGCAGTACCTTAATTTTGGTTCTACTGGCAATATTGTCATGCAAGATCCTCCTAAGATAGAGTCTCTCTGGACATAA